The following nucleotide sequence is from Citrus sinensis cultivar Valencia sweet orange chromosome 6, DVS_A1.0, whole genome shotgun sequence.
ACGCCTTCATGAAATTGTGTTGTTGGCCATTATTAGCCTTTCAATGAAATTCATTCCTTTCAACACCCCCACCACCAACCCACAACCCCACCCCcccacaacaaaaaaaaaaaaattataataataataaaaggcTAAGATTCCTAGAGCCAAAGTTTCGGACAACCGGTGTCCCTAGACAcatgaatgaataaaattcttttcccTTGGGTGCCAAATTCTTAATGACGTGAAGTCACTGGTCCGGGCTAGTTCTTTTCCATTTCCGCATGTTGCTTAAATTTGTTTACTTAAAACAACATGGGCTTGTTTCCTGACGAACTTGCCAGACACAATTGGCAGACTGTCAACTTATTTTATTGCAAAGATcacatcattttcttacttCTATCTGAAAGATTTGctagaataacaataaaatcttcTCCACTGCAGGTGGAAGATGCAAGCTACAGAGAACTTTGGTAGCGATCGtgcaaattgaaaattattacgATGATGACAACATCTATCAATATCCTTCCCATCCTTGTGAATTGATTAATGAAATCAACAACAGATCAGAAATATAATATCTATAAAACAACAGCCTCTTGGATAGCAGGAATTTATAGTGAATACTACAGATAAATGTCAAACATCTAAAAGCAACAAAACTGAAGCTGGGTTCATCATAAAAAGTCCACACTTGGAATCAAAACTTACTTAAGAATGCAACATCATTCCATCAACTAACAAAAACCTGCAATAAATCAAACAAGATCACCGTCGAGCAGCTTCAAGGAGCAACGACAATCCTTCCGGCAACTTGGTCAAGGTCTCGTTGGCCACTGGAAGTAATTCTCCTTCCACTGTTATACAAGAAAATAGAGATTGGAATAAGCATAAGATCATAACATACCCCAAAAATAACTAACAATAGAAGAACGGTGCATGTTAAACAAGTCCTAAGGATATCTAGAGTTTACCCCTTGGGCTCAATATCTATAATGTTCATGTTCTGCAACTGTTGAAGAATGTGGCGAGCAATAGCACCACTGCTTTTGCAGAAGTGAGGTGGACGGCTTCCATTCCTCTTacttccaccataaatcctcCTGAAAGAACCCACACCAAGCCCTTGCCTCAAGTAGATTTTCCTTGCCATGGAGGCTGCAATGCCGTTTAAGTATAAGACACACAGCATAAAACCTTGACACCAATACTTAATTTAACTGGTCACACAAACTCACCAGCTCTGACATAGTACCAGTCAGGGTCGTAGGGAGCAAGCTCCTTGAACTGAGCAGTCTTGACTATGTCAGTCCATGGGGGAAGTTCCATCTATTTACAGACaagataaaaaggaaaagaataaaaaaaaatcaagactATTGAAGCACAAATATCACATTAAAAGCAAAACTGAACAAATCtaaaatttctcttcaattgACAATCTACCAAGGAATGTACAAACTAGTTATACATTATTCTTACA
It contains:
- the LOC102627002 gene encoding 40S ribosomal protein S19-3; the encoded protein is MATARTVKDVSPHEFVKAYSAHLKRSGKMELPPWTDIVKTAQFKELAPYDPDWYYVRAASMARKIYLRQGLGVGSFRRIYGGSKRNGSRPPHFCKSSGAIARHILQQLQNMNIIDIEPKGGRRITSSGQRDLDQVAGRIVVAP